One genomic region from Esox lucius isolate fEsoLuc1 chromosome 24, fEsoLuc1.pri, whole genome shotgun sequence encodes:
- the LOC117593962 gene encoding extensin-like, with the protein MWSWLHLLPFTHQAPGLMISSTPPPPDLLHTSHHHTSSPFTPPPHLSPPHLLPLHTSSTPPTPDLLHTSHHHTSSPFTPPPHLSPPHLLPLHTTSTPLTTTPPPPPDLLHTSHHHTSSPSTPPPHLPLQTSSTPLTTTLPLPPDLLPLHTSPSRPPPHLSPPHLLPLHTSPSRPPPHLSPPHFLYLQTSSKLITTTPPLPPDLLQTYHHHTSSPSRPPPHLSLPHFLYLQTSSKLITTTPPPPPDLLHTSHHYTSFSDIRK; encoded by the coding sequence CTCCTCCACACCTCCCCCTCCAGACCTCCTCCACACCTCTCACCACCACACCTCCTCCCCCTtcacacctcctccacaccTCTCACCACcacacctcctccccctccacacctcctccacaccTCCCACTCCAGACCTCCTCCACACCTCTCACCACCACACCTCCTCCCCCTtcacacctcctccacaccTCTCACCACcacacctcctccccctccacaccACCTCCACACCTCTCACCACcacacctcctccccctccagacCTCCTCCACACCTCTCACCACcacacctcctccccctccacacctcctccacaccTCCCCCTCCAGACCTCCTCCACACCTCTCACCACCACACTTCCTCTACCTCCAGACCTCCTTCCCCTCCACACCTCCCCCTCCAGACCTCCTCCACACCTCTCACCACcacacctcctccccctccacaccTCCCCCTCCAGACCTCCTCCACACCTCTCACCACCACACTTCCTCTACCTCCAGACCTCCTCCAAACTTATCACCACCACACCTCCTCTACCTCCAGACCTCCTCCAAACTTATCACCACcacacctcctccccctccagacCTCCTCCACACCTCTCACTACCACACTTCCTCTACCTCCAGACCTCTTCCAAACTTATCACCaccacacctcctccacctccggACCTCCTTCACACCTCTCACCACTACACCTCcttttcagatattaggaagtga